The window GAGCTCAAGGCGTATCGCGATCTCGTCAAGGATTTCGTCGACGAGGCGGTCGGGCGCATGTATCAGCTTCATGTGCAGGCAGGTTGGGATCGCATGGGACGGCAGAAGGTCTACACGACGGTGCGCAAGATCGATCGGAAGCTCGAAGAGCTTGCGGAAAAGATTCGCACGGGTCAGACGGACGCCTTGGACATCGTGGCGAGTCACGATGCGATTCGCGGAATGCTCGTCGACCTCTATATGTGATGGAGGAGGCGCTTTCCTGGAAGGACGTCCTCGGGCACGAAGGGAATATCCATAGGCTGCGGACCATGCTGCGTGACGGTCGCCTGCCCCATGCGCTCCTCTTTTCGGGGATCTCCGGCGTGGGCAAGAAGAAGGTGGCGCGCCTCTTGGCCGCAGCTTTGCTGTGCGGCGGGGAGGATGCGCCTTGCGGCGTTTGTCCTTCGTGCCGCGCCTTCCTCGCAGGTACACATTCCGACTACGTTGAGGCGGCGCCCGAGAGCCGCGGCAAGGGCGTGCGCGTCCTGCGCATCGACGCTGTGCGCGAGATTGAGAAGAAGGCCGCGCGAAAGCCACTGCTCTCGGGACGCTTCGTCGTCCTTGTGGACGATGCCGACGCGATGAATGAGGCGGCGGCGAACAGCCTTTTGAAGACTTTGGAAGAGCCGCAGGGCGCAGTCTTCTTCCTGCTCGTGACGGCGAAGCGCACAGCGATTCTGCCGACGATCCTCTCGCGCGTGCGCGACATGCACTTCGGTGCGCTCTCTCCCGAGGGAATTGAAGAGGCACTCCTTGCGCGCGGCGTGGAAAGCCGGAAGGCACATTCTCTCGCCATGGCGGCGGACGGCAGTCTCGGTCACGCACTGCTCCTGTTCGAAAGGGGCGGGCTGCAGCTCATGGAGGATGCGGCGCAGACGCTCTTTTCACTTTCCGCGCTCAATATGTTCAGTCTTTGGGCGAAAGCGGAAGAGCTCGGCAAATTGCCGCGCGATCGTGCCGAGGAATGGCTGCTCGCGCTCTCTCGCCTTCTTCGTGACATGCTCGCGCTCCTTTCGGGGCGTGGTACGCTCTACCATGAGGAAAAGCGCGGGGCTTTGGCTCATGCTCTCGCGGATTTTCCCGAGACGCGCATCTTCGCCTGTCTCGCTCTCGTGCGCGAGACGCTCGGGAGGCTTCGGAGCAACGCAAGCGTTCAGCTCCTCTTTGAAGGGCTTCTGATGCGCCTGCGGGATGCACAGGAGTCGGAACGGTGACGCCGGGCGCGAAAAGCCGCGCTCTCAATAGATGAAGGAGGCAAGGGGTTGCAGACGATTGTGGGCGTCCGCTTCAAGAAAGCGGGCAAGATCTATTATTTCAGCCCGGGAAAATACGAACTCGTACTCGGCGACGATGTCATCGTTGAGACGGTGCGTGGCATGGAGTGCGGTCGCGTCGTCCTGGGGGTGCGAGAGGTGGAGGAAAACGGCTCTCAAGTCTTGAAGACCGTACAGCGCAAGGCGACGGAGCAGGATCTTCGCAAGGTCGAGGAAAACCATCGCAAGGAAAAAGAGGCGTTCAAGGTTTGTGAGAAGAAGATCAAGCTGCATGGTCTGCCGATGAAACTCGTCGATGTCGAGTGCACGTTCGACTTGAATAAGATCATCTTCTACTTCACGGCGGACGGGCGCATTGACTTTCGCGAGCTCGTCAAAGATCTGGCCTCCGTGTTCCGCACGCGCATCGAGCTGCGGCAGATCGGTGTGCGCGACGAGGCGAAGCTCATGGGCGGCATGGGCTGCTGCGGCAGGCCTTTGTGCTGCTCGATGTTCCTCGGCGACTTCGAGCCGGTGTCCATCCGCATGGCGAAGGAGCAGAACCTCTCTTTGAATCCGACGAAGATCTCGGGCATCTGCGGCAGGCTCATGTGCTGCCTCAAATATGAGTGCTCGGATTACAAAAAGAGCTGCCCCAAGCGCCGTCCGAAGCCGCCGAAGCAGGGAAGCCGCGTCGCGTCGGCGGAAGGAGAGGGAAAGGTCATCTCCATCAATGCGCAGCGACGCACGGCGACGATCCTGCTCGACTCGCACAAGACACTCGTGACAGCGTGGGAGGACGTCATTGCCGTAGAAAAGGGAGACAAGGCGTAAGATGGAGCGCACGGAAGGGGCGCAGGGATCGCCGCCAAAGGAAGCTCGGCATGCAAAGGGCACGCTCTACCTCGCGGCGACGCCCATCGGCAATCTTGAGGACATGACGCTGCGTGCCGTGCGGATTCTCAAGGAAGTGCCGTTGATTGCGGCCGAAGATACGCGCCACACGCGCAAGCTTCTCGCACGTTACGACATCCACACGCGCCTCCTTAGCTACCATGAGCACAACAAGTTTGAGAAGGGACCGCGCCTCGTGGAATTCCTGCTCGCAGGAAACGATCTCGTCTGTGTCAGTGATGCGGGACTTCCCGGCATCGCTGATCCCGGCAGCCACCTCGCTGCTCTGGCCATAGACGCAGGAGTCACCGTATCGCCCCTGCCCGGTGCGAACGCCGCACTCTCGGCACTCATCTGTTCGGGGCTAGACACGCGGCGCTTCACCTTTGTGGGCTTTTTGCCGCGCACGACGGCGAAGCGCGGCGATCTTCTCACCGAAGTCGCCGCGCGAAGGGAAACGCTCATCTTCTACGAAGCGCCACACCATCTGAAGGATACGCTCAAGGCGCTCGTTGCTGTTTTCGGCGGAGCGCGGCCTGCGGCAGCTGCGCGTGAGCTTACGAAGCGCTACGAAGAGTTTCGGCGCGGTACGCTCGCCGATTTGCTCGCGCACTACAGCGCAGAAGAGCCGCGCGGCGAGTTTGTCCTCATCGTCGCGGGTACGGCAGATGGAGAGGTACAGGAGGCGACACCGCAGGAGACGCCGCAGGAACTCGTCGCACGCTTTATGCGAGAGGGCAGGTCGAAAAAGGAAGCCATGCGCGAAGCAGCGAAGCGACTGAACTTAAGTCGTCGCGACGTTTATCAGACCTTGCTGGAAGAATGAAAAGCCCGCCCACTCCCTTTGCGGGAATGGGCGGGTTTCTGGATGTTTGCGCAAAATCTATACGGCTTCCTTCTGCAGATCTCTCGCGCACTTTTTGCAGACGTTGCGCCCCTTGAAGAGCGACACGTCGTCTACACTGCCGCAGAAGATGCACGTGCAGGTCGGTTCGTACTTTCGCAGCACGATGCGATCCTCATCGGTGTAGATCTCCAAGGCATCGCGCTCTGCGATGCCGAGCGTGCGGCGCAGCTCGATCGGTATGACGACACGACCGAGTTCGTCGACTTTTCTGACGATTCCTGTGGCTTTCATAGCTATCTCCTCCTTAGAAGCAGGCCAGCCAACTGCGGGGAAATAGTCATTCAACGTGCAAAAGCAGGGTTGAGTGATTATTACATGTTTACAAGAAGCCTCGAGAAGTCAAGCCGAAGGCGCAGACTGATCGGTTAGACTCCTGTAAAGCGTGAGAACATATGTACAACGTGCCTCTTTGATGATGCCATGCAGGAAACGGGAGAAAAAGCAATGCATGCCGCTTCGTGCGACGGCTGAATATATGTCCTGAAAGTTTACAACATTTACATGAAGAAACATTTTTTGACTAAAAATGTATACTTTTTCCTTTGCTTACAGTATAGCATTTCCAAGGAAATGTTTCAAGTGAAATAATTAAGAAGAAATAATAAATCTATACAAGAAGGACATTGTGCTTTTGATGAAGGACATAGCGAGAGAGAAAGTATTTTGCTGCCAAATCTTCAAGCAATGATTGAAATGATCGGCACTTTCTCGATGTGCGGAACTTGAAAATCTTGCATAGGAGGACAAATTTATTCTATAATAGTGAGGATATATAAATGCGGCATCATGCCGTTGAGGAGGCTTTTTGATGACAAGGAAATCATTCTACATAACGACGCCGATCTACTACCCGAGCGCGAAGCTGCATATTGGACACGCGTACTGCACGACGATTGCCGACGCTGTCGCACGTTTCAAGCGGCTGACCGATCACGATGTGTTCTTTCTCACGGGAAGCGACGAGCACGGGCAGAAGATCCAGCAGAAGGCAGAGGAGGAGGGCGTGACGCCCCTTGCCTACGTCGACAAGATCGTTGCGGGATTTCAGGGGCTTTGGCAGAAGCTCCACATCTCGAACGACGATTTCATCCGCACGACTGAGGAGCGCCACCAGCGCGTTGTGCAGGAGGTCTTCCGCCGCATCTACGAGAAGGGTGACATCTACAAGGGCAAGTACAAGGGGCTTTACTGCACGCCGTGCGAGAGCTATTGGACGGAGCGTCAGCTCATAGATGGCAAGTGCCCCGACTGCGGGCGCGAGGTGGCGGAGGTCGAAGAGGACGCCTACTTCTTCAAGATGTCGCACTATGCCGACCGCGTCCTCGCGTACATTGAGGAACATCCCGACTTCA of the Selenomonas sputigena genome contains:
- a CDS encoding YaaR family protein, with amino-acid sequence MKIDALSSQRSALQTLERDVAVQEPVRSDADFGTELADQHAAFSDRQLQEILKKIDEQGARLTNTPTYDELKAYRDLVKDFVDEAVGRMYQLHVQAGWDRMGRQKVYTTVRKIDRKLEELAEKIRTGQTDALDIVASHDAIRGMLVDLYM
- the holB gene encoding DNA polymerase III subunit delta'; this translates as MEEALSWKDVLGHEGNIHRLRTMLRDGRLPHALLFSGISGVGKKKVARLLAAALLCGGEDAPCGVCPSCRAFLAGTHSDYVEAAPESRGKGVRVLRIDAVREIEKKAARKPLLSGRFVVLVDDADAMNEAAANSLLKTLEEPQGAVFFLLVTAKRTAILPTILSRVRDMHFGALSPEGIEEALLARGVESRKAHSLAMAADGSLGHALLLFERGGLQLMEDAAQTLFSLSALNMFSLWAKAEELGKLPRDRAEEWLLALSRLLRDMLALLSGRGTLYHEEKRGALAHALADFPETRIFACLALVRETLGRLRSNASVQLLFEGLLMRLRDAQESER
- a CDS encoding stage 0 sporulation family protein, with translation MQTIVGVRFKKAGKIYYFSPGKYELVLGDDVIVETVRGMECGRVVLGVREVEENGSQVLKTVQRKATEQDLRKVEENHRKEKEAFKVCEKKIKLHGLPMKLVDVECTFDLNKIIFYFTADGRIDFRELVKDLASVFRTRIELRQIGVRDEAKLMGGMGCCGRPLCCSMFLGDFEPVSIRMAKEQNLSLNPTKISGICGRLMCCLKYECSDYKKSCPKRRPKPPKQGSRVASAEGEGKVISINAQRRTATILLDSHKTLVTAWEDVIAVEKGDKA
- the rsmI gene encoding 16S rRNA (cytidine(1402)-2'-O)-methyltransferase; protein product: MERTEGAQGSPPKEARHAKGTLYLAATPIGNLEDMTLRAVRILKEVPLIAAEDTRHTRKLLARYDIHTRLLSYHEHNKFEKGPRLVEFLLAGNDLVCVSDAGLPGIADPGSHLAALAIDAGVTVSPLPGANAALSALICSGLDTRRFTFVGFLPRTTAKRGDLLTEVAARRETLIFYEAPHHLKDTLKALVAVFGGARPAAAARELTKRYEEFRRGTLADLLAHYSAEEPRGEFVLIVAGTADGEVQEATPQETPQELVARFMREGRSKKEAMREAAKRLNLSRRDVYQTLLEE
- a CDS encoding AbrB/MazE/SpoVT family DNA-binding domain-containing protein, with product MKATGIVRKVDELGRVVIPIELRRTLGIAERDALEIYTDEDRIVLRKYEPTCTCIFCGSVDDVSLFKGRNVCKKCARDLQKEAV